A window of Sphingobium herbicidovorans contains these coding sequences:
- a CDS encoding TetR/AcrR family transcriptional regulator, which translates to MEHARSRGRPRQAELQDRLISSALDVLATNGITGLTVERVCALAGVPKTTFYRRWSKPFDAVVEGILSRPRELTYVDEGNAVRDLSRFYNSLAALYSDPIWLAWESLSRCEPSVRSNLAAQLEEEGRQRREHNKQALGNALNEQRLDAALAPGLILNVLNGVARNSAGLRWHTAESEVQELILRLIGLGLGTNPALDQSR; encoded by the coding sequence ATGGAGCACGCCCGCAGTCGGGGCCGTCCGCGACAGGCTGAACTTCAGGACAGGCTTATTTCGTCCGCACTTGACGTTCTGGCGACGAACGGGATCACCGGGCTGACCGTTGAGCGCGTATGCGCGCTGGCTGGCGTGCCAAAGACGACCTTCTATCGGCGATGGTCGAAGCCCTTCGACGCCGTTGTAGAGGGCATTCTCTCTCGCCCCCGTGAATTGACGTACGTAGACGAAGGAAATGCTGTTCGTGATCTGAGCCGGTTTTACAACAGCCTAGCGGCCCTCTATTCCGATCCGATTTGGCTAGCATGGGAAAGCCTCTCCCGCTGCGAACCTAGCGTTCGATCCAATTTGGCGGCGCAACTTGAGGAAGAGGGAAGGCAACGCAGGGAGCACAATAAGCAGGCACTTGGCAACGCACTGAATGAGCAACGTCTCGATGCCGCCCTCGCGCCCGGCCTGATCCTGAACGTCCTTAATGGCGTCGCCCGCAATTCTGCCGGTCTTCGCTGGCATACGGCCGAAAGCGAGGTACAGGAACTTATCCTTCGGCTAATTGGATTGGGGTTGGGCACCAACCCAGCGCTCGACCAGTCTCGCTGA